Proteins from one Malaya genurostris strain Urasoe2022 chromosome 2, Malgen_1.1, whole genome shotgun sequence genomic window:
- the LOC131428105 gene encoding uncharacterized protein LOC131428105 — MKKKSFVFAFTGLLFVLVRTSGKLFSCDRIQNERNCYIHNITIDPQEDHRTLRFPDVLQLIIDSGSIKSFSSNLFVSLGDINFLTLKEGHVQTVNFSSETLHSLRIDKTGLTNLSIATIPNYNLNTLMINRNPIVTLPNTIRYLFALSILDLSRNRLSHISLDWFQQMNNLLVLDLSWNRIARIDGSSDLRLNRLKNFWVNNNQLMQIPWFPIGFPKLERVRLSSNYWSCNWIRSTRQQIWDRDVRLFDADDVCSGKSEGGLCCYDSVAVIPQAKYEFVEIDFDPQQEQQQQQHHQVQQKQVALEVISSPSVSMQNYERIANDSCQMMYESVRILERDNQLLMVKKSEMELKLANKVASLEEMLKAARDDLEVSEKEVSRYRLKERLDLIARTNSVRQNGRT, encoded by the exons atgaagaaaaaatcatttgtatT TGCTTTTACAGGTTTACTATTTGTCTTGGTTCGGACTTCCGGAAAGCTTTTCTCATGTGATCGGATACAGAATGAACGGAATTGTTACATCCACAACATAACCATTGATCCCCAGGAAGATCATAGAACGCTCCGATTCCCGGATGTTTTGCAGTTAATTATCGACTCTGGATCGATAAAGAGCTTTTCGAGTAATCTTTTTGTGAGCTTAGGAGATATAAACTTTTTAACGCTTAAAGAAGGTCATGTTCAAACGGTCAACTTCAGTTCGGAAACTTTGCACTCGCTACGAATCGATAAAACGGGCCTGACAAACTTGAGTATTGCAACCATTCCGAACTACAATTTGAACACTTTGATGATAAACCGAAACCCGATAGTAACGCTACCAAACACAATTCGCTATCTGTTTGCGCTATCGATTTTGGATCTTTCTCGGAACCGATTGAGCCATATAAGCTTGGATTGGTTCCAGCAAATGAACAACCTATTGGTTTTGGACCTCTCCTGGAATCGCATTGCTCGAATTGATGGCAGTTCCGATCTTCGGTTGAATCGGTTGAAGAATTTTTGGGTCAATAACAATCAGTTGATGCAAATTCCATGGTTTCCTATAGGATTTCCCAAGTTGGAACGAGTGCGTCTTTCGAGTAACTATTGGAGCTGCAATTGGATCCGGTCGACGAGGCAGCAGATTTGGGATCGAGACGTACGACTGTTCGATGCCGATGATGTGTGCAGTGGCAAAAGTGAAGGTGGTCTTTGCTGTTACGATTCGGTCGCGGTGATCCCGCAGGCAAAGTACGAATTTGTAGAGATTGATTTCGACCCTCAGcaggaacaacaacaacaacaacatcatcAAGTACAACAAAAACAAGTTGCGTTAGAAGTGATAAGTTCACCCTCTGTTTCGATGCAGAATTATGAACGGATAGCAAATGATTCGTGCCAGATGATGTACGAAAGCGTTCGAATACTGGAGAGAGACAATCAGCTTTTGATGGTGAAAAAATCAGAGATGGAACTGAAATTAGCGAACAAAGTGGCTTCGTTAGAGGAAATGTTAAAAGCAGCTAGAGATGATTTGGAAGTATCGGAAAAGGAAGTATCACGGTACAGGTTAAAAGAGCGGTTGGATTTGATAGCGAGGACGAATAGTGTGAGGCAGAATGGAAGAACGTAG